In Salana multivorans, a single genomic region encodes these proteins:
- a CDS encoding exodeoxyribonuclease VII small subunit yields MSTSSPGENHLADIATLSYEQARAELVDVVQRLEQGAATLEDSLTLWERGEALATRCQTWLDGARERLRAASNPTAPGDRPGDVSRPDPEEPRA; encoded by the coding sequence ATGTCCACGTCCTCCCCCGGCGAGAACCACCTCGCCGACATCGCCACCCTGAGCTACGAGCAGGCGCGCGCCGAGCTCGTCGACGTCGTCCAGCGCCTGGAGCAGGGCGCGGCGACGCTCGAGGACTCCCTCACGCTCTGGGAGCGCGGCGAGGCCCTCGCCACCCGCTGCCAGACCTGGCTCGACGGCGCCCGCGAGCGCCTGCGGGCCGCGTCGAACCCCACCGCCCCGGGCGACCGCCCCGGAGACGTCTCCCGCCCCGACCCCGAGGAGCCCCGCGCATGA
- a CDS encoding barstar family protein, translated as MAEESRNGSAHVFRIEGARIDTIEDLYAQLNTLLMQEEDWELGASLDALNDVLYRFNPKNVVGPTVFVWADHGHSREALGRAATARWLEEKLRHPDSFDVQTIRAQRDALMSGEGKTYFEIVLEVFAEHAPDVRLELD; from the coding sequence ATGGCCGAAGAGTCCCGTAACGGTTCAGCTCACGTGTTCCGCATCGAGGGTGCCCGCATCGACACGATCGAGGACCTGTACGCGCAACTGAACACGTTGCTGATGCAGGAGGAGGACTGGGAGCTGGGGGCAAGCCTGGATGCGCTGAACGACGTGCTGTATCGCTTCAACCCCAAGAACGTCGTCGGTCCGACGGTGTTCGTCTGGGCGGATCACGGGCACAGTCGGGAGGCCCTCGGCCGGGCAGCGACCGCGCGGTGGCTCGAGGAGAAGCTGCGTCACCCGGACTCCTTCGACGTGCAAACGATCCGAGCGCAACGGGACGCGCTGATGTCCGGTGAGGGGAAGACCTACTTCGAGATCGTCCTGGAGGTGTTCGCCGAGCACGCCCCGGACGTTCGCCTGGAACTCGACTGA
- the xseA gene encoding exodeoxyribonuclease VII large subunit, with protein MTASAENPSPLPAGDGPQQLPERALDTTAERPWPLRLLSLKMGEYIDKMAPVWVEGQIVEANRRSGMSFFTLRDTEADMSLSLTAFSSVLDRLPGPLAPGSHVVVHAKPTFYSKRGTLSLQARAIRPVGVGELLARIDQLRRVLAAEGLFDARHKHQLPFLPAKIGLICGREAKAMHDVLVNARERFPEVTFDVRQVAVQGVKAVAEVTRALAALDSDPTVEVIVVTRGGGSVEDLLPFSNESLVRAVAAARTPVVSAIGHETDAPLLDLVADYRASTPTDAAKRIVPDVAIERQQIVLARRRLEAAIRGRVDVEQDRLDALRTRPVLADPTVMVAARENELVHARRTLRLCLGSRLDREHAAVTSLAAHVRALSPASTLDRGYAVLRTASGIVVREPAEVAEDEPVEAIVSGGRLDLRRATARETPTPRTTSSSRTTSSPREAPTPGDASSSDEAPTPGGTSSSDEVPTSRETSAPRPASRLLD; from the coding sequence GTGACCGCGAGCGCCGAGAACCCGTCGCCGCTGCCCGCCGGCGACGGCCCGCAGCAGCTGCCGGAGCGCGCGCTCGACACGACGGCGGAGCGGCCGTGGCCGCTGCGGCTCCTCTCGCTCAAGATGGGCGAGTACATCGACAAGATGGCGCCGGTCTGGGTCGAGGGGCAGATCGTCGAGGCCAACCGTCGCTCCGGCATGAGCTTCTTCACGCTGCGCGACACCGAGGCCGACATGTCGCTCAGCCTCACGGCGTTCTCGTCGGTGCTCGACCGTCTCCCCGGTCCGCTCGCGCCCGGCAGCCACGTGGTCGTCCACGCCAAGCCGACCTTCTACTCCAAGCGCGGCACGCTCTCCCTCCAGGCGCGGGCGATCCGTCCCGTCGGGGTCGGGGAGCTCCTCGCGCGGATCGACCAGCTCCGCCGGGTGCTCGCGGCCGAGGGACTGTTCGACGCCCGGCACAAGCACCAGCTCCCCTTCCTGCCGGCGAAGATCGGTCTCATCTGCGGCCGGGAGGCCAAGGCGATGCACGACGTGCTCGTCAACGCCCGCGAGCGGTTCCCCGAGGTCACCTTCGACGTGCGACAGGTCGCCGTCCAGGGTGTCAAGGCCGTGGCGGAGGTCACCCGCGCACTCGCGGCACTGGACTCCGACCCCACCGTCGAGGTCATCGTCGTGACGCGCGGCGGCGGCAGCGTCGAGGACCTCCTGCCGTTCTCGAACGAGTCGCTCGTCCGCGCGGTCGCGGCGGCTCGCACGCCGGTCGTCTCCGCGATCGGTCACGAGACGGACGCACCGCTGCTCGACCTCGTGGCCGACTACCGCGCGTCGACGCCGACGGACGCAGCGAAGCGGATCGTGCCGGACGTCGCCATCGAGCGGCAGCAGATCGTGCTCGCGCGGCGGCGGCTCGAGGCGGCCATCCGCGGCCGGGTCGACGTCGAGCAGGACCGGCTCGACGCGCTGCGCACGCGGCCGGTCCTCGCCGACCCGACCGTCATGGTCGCCGCCCGAGAGAACGAGCTCGTCCACGCGCGCCGGACGCTCCGGCTCTGCCTCGGCTCGCGGCTCGACCGCGAGCACGCGGCCGTCACCTCGCTCGCGGCCCACGTCCGGGCCCTCTCCCCCGCCTCGACGCTCGACCGCGGCTACGCGGTCCTGCGCACGGCCAGCGGGATCGTCGTCCGCGAGCCGGCCGAGGTCGCGGAGGACGAGCCCGTCGAGGCCATCGTCTCCGGGGGCCGGCTCGACCTGCGCCGCGCCACCGCCCGCGAGACGCCCACGCCCCGCACGACGTCGTCCTCTCGCACGACGTCGTCGCCCCGCGAGGCGCCGACCCCCGGTGACGCCTCGTCGTCCGACGAGGCGCCGACCCCCGGCGGCACCTCGTCGTCCGACGAGGTGCCGACGTCCCGCGAGACGTCCGCACCACGCCCCGCCTCCCGTCTGCTTGACTGA
- the rmuC gene encoding DNA recombination protein RmuC, with protein MDSSALLVATATLAAGLVIGYLLALVRSRSQRDDDAAALVATRARAAELERTLDRERTDAATRVSEAERRSLRALAEAEERHADEIERLRADGDARLAELREDTARLADEFDALSRRALAANTEAFLAQAEERLKRSQAEQAGELKQREEAVRSLVAPLEKTLAQVREEVTAAERSRAVAHAALAQEVRGMKETGEALRSETGALVTALRSPQVRGQWGELQLRRTVEAAGMVEHVDFAEQVRLEDGALRPDLVVSLPGDKRVVVDSKVAFNGYLEAMEARDDATRRSRLAAHARHLRAHVDALSGKEYWAHVEGSPEFTVMFVPSQVFLDAALEQDPSLLEYAFEHDVVLATPATLVALLRTVAYTWRQEQLAAEAAQVFRVGRELHKRLATFGSHLDTVARKLNGTVTAFNAMTSSLDSRVVPQLQRFSALQGLDEAAATVPPPLEVQAVPAHKPDLFEDVLGPRREPELEPAPSPGGRAITEASA; from the coding sequence ATGGACTCCTCGGCACTTCTCGTCGCGACCGCCACGCTGGCCGCTGGCCTCGTCATCGGGTACCTCCTCGCGCTCGTGCGCTCGCGTTCCCAGCGGGACGACGACGCGGCGGCGCTCGTCGCCACGCGCGCCCGAGCGGCGGAGCTCGAGCGCACGCTGGACCGGGAGCGGACGGACGCGGCGACCCGCGTGTCGGAGGCCGAGCGGCGCTCGCTGCGCGCGCTGGCGGAGGCCGAGGAGCGGCATGCCGACGAGATCGAGCGGCTCCGGGCCGACGGGGACGCGCGCCTGGCCGAGCTGCGCGAGGACACGGCGCGCCTGGCCGACGAGTTCGACGCGCTGTCCCGGCGCGCCCTCGCCGCGAACACCGAGGCGTTCCTCGCGCAGGCCGAGGAGCGGCTCAAGCGCTCCCAGGCCGAGCAGGCCGGCGAGCTCAAGCAGCGGGAGGAGGCGGTCCGCTCGCTCGTGGCGCCGCTGGAGAAGACGCTGGCGCAGGTGCGCGAGGAGGTCACGGCGGCCGAGCGCTCGCGCGCGGTCGCGCACGCCGCGCTCGCGCAGGAGGTGCGCGGCATGAAGGAGACCGGCGAGGCCCTGCGCAGCGAGACCGGCGCGCTGGTGACGGCGCTGCGCTCGCCCCAGGTCCGCGGCCAGTGGGGAGAGCTGCAGCTCCGCCGGACGGTGGAGGCGGCCGGCATGGTCGAGCACGTCGACTTCGCCGAGCAGGTGCGGCTGGAGGACGGCGCGCTGCGTCCCGACCTCGTGGTCTCGCTCCCCGGTGACAAGCGAGTCGTGGTCGACTCCAAGGTCGCGTTCAACGGGTACCTGGAGGCCATGGAGGCCCGGGACGACGCGACGCGCCGGTCCCGTCTCGCCGCCCACGCCCGGCACCTGCGCGCCCACGTCGACGCCCTGTCCGGGAAGGAGTACTGGGCCCACGTCGAGGGGTCACCCGAGTTCACGGTCATGTTCGTGCCGTCGCAGGTCTTCCTCGACGCGGCGCTGGAGCAGGACCCGTCCCTGCTGGAGTACGCCTTCGAGCACGACGTGGTGCTCGCGACCCCGGCCACGCTCGTCGCGCTCCTGCGCACCGTCGCCTACACCTGGCGCCAGGAGCAGCTCGCGGCCGAGGCGGCCCAGGTGTTCCGGGTCGGGCGGGAGCTGCACAAGCGGCTGGCGACGTTCGGCTCCCACCTCGACACGGTGGCGCGCAAGCTCAACGGCACGGTCACGGCCTTCAACGCGATGACGTCCTCGCTCGACTCGCGGGTCGTGCCCCAGCTCCAGCGGTTCTCGGCGCTCCAGGGGCTCGACGAGGCGGCCGCGACCGTGCCGCCCCCGCTGGAGGTCCAGGCCGTCCCCGCGCACAAGCCCGACCTGTTCGAGGACGTGCTCGGGCCGCGCCGGGAGCCCGAGCTGGAGCCGGCACCCTCGCCCGGCGGACGGGCGATCACCGAGGCGAGTGCCTAG
- the ychF gene encoding redox-regulated ATPase YchF, whose translation MALTIGIVGLPNVGKSTLFNALTRASVLAANYPFATIEPNVGVVPLPDERLNKLAAVFGSERIVPATVSFVDIAGIVKGASEGEGLGNQFLANIREADAICLVTRAFADPDVVHVDGRVDALADVETIITELVLADVQTLEKAIPRLEKEVRGKKTDAAVLDVAQRALALLLTGETIDAHRAEFDAEILRPFGLMTAKPFIYAVNTDEAGLADKDFQATVRRQLAPADVIFLDAKFESELVELEPEDAAEMLTDSGQDEAGLDQLARVGFHTLGLQTYLTAGPKEARAWTIRQGWTAPQAAGVIHTDFQKGFIKAEVIGFEDLVAAGSVAAARAAGRARVEGKDYVMADGDVVEFRFNV comes from the coding sequence GTGGCTCTCACTATCGGCATCGTCGGCCTGCCCAACGTCGGCAAGTCCACCCTGTTCAACGCCCTCACCCGCGCGAGCGTGCTCGCCGCGAACTACCCGTTCGCGACGATCGAGCCGAACGTCGGCGTCGTGCCGCTCCCGGACGAGCGGCTGAACAAGCTCGCCGCGGTGTTCGGTTCCGAGCGGATCGTGCCGGCGACCGTGTCGTTCGTCGACATCGCGGGCATCGTCAAGGGTGCGAGCGAGGGGGAGGGGCTCGGCAACCAGTTCCTCGCGAACATCCGCGAGGCGGACGCGATCTGCCTGGTCACGCGGGCGTTCGCGGACCCGGACGTCGTGCACGTCGACGGGCGCGTCGACGCGCTGGCCGACGTCGAGACGATCATCACCGAGCTCGTGCTCGCCGACGTGCAGACGCTGGAGAAGGCGATCCCGCGGCTGGAGAAGGAGGTTCGCGGCAAGAAGACCGACGCGGCCGTCCTCGACGTCGCGCAGCGGGCGCTCGCGCTCCTGCTGACCGGCGAGACGATCGACGCGCATCGCGCCGAGTTCGACGCCGAGATCCTCCGGCCGTTCGGGCTGATGACCGCGAAGCCGTTCATCTACGCCGTGAACACGGACGAGGCAGGGCTCGCCGACAAGGACTTCCAGGCCACGGTGCGCCGGCAGCTCGCCCCGGCCGACGTGATCTTCCTCGACGCGAAGTTCGAGTCGGAGCTGGTCGAGCTCGAGCCCGAGGACGCGGCCGAGATGCTGACCGACTCCGGGCAGGACGAGGCCGGCCTCGACCAGCTCGCGCGGGTGGGGTTCCACACGCTCGGGCTGCAGACCTACCTCACCGCTGGGCCGAAGGAGGCGCGCGCCTGGACGATCCGTCAGGGCTGGACGGCGCCGCAGGCGGCCGGCGTCATCCACACGGACTTCCAGAAGGGGTTCATCAAGGCCGAGGTGATCGGCTTCGAGGACCTCGTGGCGGCGGGTTCGGTGGCGGCGGCGCGCGCCGCGGGTCGGGCCCGGGTCGAGGGCAAGGACTACGTGATGGCGGACGGCGACGTCGTGGAGTTCCGGTTCAACGTGTGA